In Synechococcales cyanobacterium T60_A2020_003, the following are encoded in one genomic region:
- a CDS encoding DUF1361 domain-containing protein: protein MEYLLKDALRAVSIHSGWMIWNLFLAFIPFALSFWLFRRRTLVRTWLWWFGFVVFIAFLPNAPYLLTDIIHLIRATRAGYSAWIIAVIIIPLHVFAIIGGFEFYVGSLLNQGHYLRRCGATRYIIPAELAVHALCAVGVYLGRFRRFNSWDLVTKPDSVIVGILDDLTTKKPLLAIAITFVMITVAYFIMKEITLGLGLRIQSVREERRNQAKQKASYRLES, encoded by the coding sequence ATGGAATATCTTCTCAAAGACGCATTACGGGCCGTTAGCATTCATAGCGGCTGGATGATTTGGAATCTTTTCCTTGCATTTATTCCCTTTGCCCTAAGTTTCTGGCTGTTTCGGCGGCGTACCCTTGTGCGGACTTGGCTGTGGTGGTTTGGGTTTGTGGTGTTTATCGCGTTTCTGCCCAACGCCCCTTACCTCCTCACCGACATTATTCACCTGATCCGGGCAACGCGGGCGGGATATTCCGCCTGGATTATTGCGGTCATTATTATTCCGCTCCATGTGTTTGCAATTATAGGCGGATTTGAATTTTACGTTGGCTCCTTGCTGAATCAGGGGCATTACCTCCGACGCTGTGGCGCAACGCGTTATATCATTCCTGCAGAACTTGCTGTTCACGCCCTGTGTGCTGTGGGCGTTTACCTCGGACGGTTCCGACGATTTAACAGTTGGGATCTCGTCACGAAGCCCGATTCGGTCATCGTGGGAATTTTGGATGACTTAACGACCAAAAAGCCCTTGTTAGCCATTGCGATTACGTTTGTGATGATCACGGTCGCCTATTTCATCATGAAGGAAATTACCCTGGGTTTAGGATTGCGAATTCAGTCTGTTCGCGAGGAACGCCGCAACCAGGCCAAACAAAAGGCCAGCTATCGGCTTGAATCTTGA
- a CDS encoding class I SAM-dependent methyltransferase yields the protein MTKAIALFLTLIISVGLGACAGVGMAADFDSTVVKSDQFYTYRSHHSADGIGKFFMGREIAKVMGHTEALWLERPSREFLEQPELAIAALDLKPTDVVADIGAGTGYFSFRIASIVSEGRVLAVDVQPEMIDILEFLKQDYHAENVAPILGSITNPKLPTSSVDLALLVDAYHEFEYPYEMMRAVADALKPGGRVALIEYRKENPLIPIKGLHKMTQRQARRELQTVGLTWETTIDSLPQQHLMIFRKLETPSP from the coding sequence ATGACAAAGGCGATCGCCCTTTTTTTAACGCTTATAATTAGTGTTGGTCTGGGTGCCTGCGCCGGAGTAGGCATGGCTGCCGATTTCGATTCCACGGTAGTCAAGTCCGACCAGTTCTACACCTACCGTTCACACCATAGCGCCGACGGAATTGGCAAATTTTTCATGGGGCGCGAAATTGCCAAGGTGATGGGACACACTGAAGCCCTGTGGCTTGAACGTCCCAGTCGCGAGTTTTTAGAACAGCCCGAACTGGCGATCGCTGCTCTTGATTTGAAACCCACAGATGTAGTGGCAGACATTGGGGCCGGCACAGGCTACTTCAGCTTTCGGATAGCCTCAATCGTGTCCGAGGGGCGAGTGCTAGCCGTAGACGTTCAGCCGGAGATGATCGATATTCTTGAATTTTTGAAACAAGATTATCACGCTGAAAATGTAGCCCCTATCCTAGGGAGTATCACAAATCCAAAGCTTCCTACATCTAGCGTTGATCTTGCACTCTTGGTCGATGCCTACCATGAGTTTGAGTATCCCTATGAAATGATGCGGGCAGTGGCGGATGCTCTCAAGCCCGGTGGACGGGTTGCATTGATCGAATATCGAAAGGAAAATCCTTTGATTCCCATTAAGGGATTGCACAAAATGACGCAGCGGCAAGCCCGTCGTGAGTTACAAACCGTAGGGTTAACCTGGGAAACCACCATCGATAGTCTGCCTCAGCAACACCTGATGATCTTCCGCAAGCTTGAGACCCCCTCACCCTAA
- the cysC gene encoding adenylyl-sulfate kinase — protein sequence MGLNQRGVTIWFTGLSGAGKTTIREALEAKLRAEGYAVEVLDGDIVRENLTKDLGFSKEDRDENIRRIGFVSHLLTRNGVIVMVSAISPYRDIRDEVRSKVGDFIEVFVNAPLNVCEERDVKGLYKRARAGEIKQFTGIDDPYEPPLNPEVECRTDLETLEESVEKVYQCLKNRGYIAVAV from the coding sequence ATGGGTCTAAACCAACGTGGCGTTACCATTTGGTTCACGGGGTTAAGCGGAGCTGGAAAAACCACCATTCGTGAAGCCCTCGAAGCCAAACTTCGGGCAGAGGGGTACGCGGTTGAGGTACTAGATGGCGATATCGTGCGGGAGAACCTCACCAAAGATCTAGGCTTCAGCAAGGAAGATCGGGACGAAAACATCCGTCGGATTGGCTTTGTATCCCACTTGCTCACCCGCAATGGCGTCATTGTGATGGTGTCCGCGATTTCGCCCTATCGTGACATTCGGGACGAAGTGCGTAGCAAAGTTGGCGACTTCATAGAAGTATTCGTCAATGCACCGCTGAATGTGTGTGAAGAGCGGGATGTCAAAGGGTTGTATAAGCGTGCCCGTGCGGGTGAAATCAAGCAGTTCACCGGAATTGATGACCCCTACGAGCCGCCCCTCAATCCCGAAGTGGAGTGCCGCACCGATCTCGAAACCCTGGAAGAGAGTGTAGAGAAGGTGTATCAATGTCTGAAGAATCGCGGCTATATTGCGGTTGCCGTGTAA